In Phycisphaerales bacterium, a genomic segment contains:
- a CDS encoding methyltransferase domain-containing protein: protein MSQTAPRLSGQPVQVEAPLNEAVLAEVRFALDNGYEYAKTVANHLARRMHPHPDLTNLAIAELGTPNRFGPMLVCRAFGASVAAINTHFVPWNDEAPAFLQALAQTGREEYPEADWSWIDEVIEAGAYDGAGLNLHQVASLSGPLAVDDASFDCIVSNAILSQVDLPALMRELGRITRPSGFGIHQVDFRDTADYSRPLEFLTLSEQEIDAQRQAGRWSRGNRLRPVEMQQVFRSIGFRVEHFGPNMFADEAYLKSLRPRLAPRYAQLTDEDLRPISGRFYLRAITDAQVREDVDYAIRIALEYVELISRELGRDAAAMPLADLTLLEFGPGRHFGTPLLLHCYGARVAVLDKYLADWDEVYHPRFYRFLREALDERLPQRDWSAVDRIIAAADHLPDIIEQDRTDLAHPPSGFPDASFDVIVSNAVLEHVGDVPQTAAEMARLTRPGGINIHQVDFRDHRDFTRPLEFLTMPDAAYQKLFDETMNGNGNRVRPHAMGDDFRAVGFDVLRFDANIWAEPGHIAAVRPRLQSQFAALSDETLAVVSGRFFLRRQGAPMNRSAQKKYAETDLQEDRWAVPGAIDEHVRYAIVNGVFYASAIARQFGRGVLAGAPAEAPKPYGVLSDLGGLSILELGPGPNFGCMLICKACGAEVAVFDKYLAQWDEKYHPKLYRALLEACEASFPYADWSALRRIIELGRHDEAIIRSASGDLAEPPSAYGDGAFDAIVSNAVLEHIGDTNKMAGELSRLTRDGGVGIHQVDFRDHEKQNEPLTFLTVPEDEFAQRFIKSRNSQGNRVRAHELADDFRQAGFAVEAVEANLFAASEHIAAMRPQLIERFAAMTDEQLMVVSARLFVRKPEAEVEEPDSIGRVFAQPRADDVAHARDDEAEFTECINDQIGYCLRNAIDYAYCIGEHFGRLTGGIPDFTKVRVLENIPDLSGLSVLELGPGRNFGSMLICQALGARVAVLDKYLAQWEPEYHPAFYAKLMQVGRQRLPRARWDGIEEILAAARHPRRIISQHGCDLATPPSDLPDASFDVIVSNATLEHVGDTYLTACELSRLTRPGGLGVHQVDYRDHRDFDHPFEFLKCSEDEYQRLFLQSRNENGNRVRSHELVEDFVKAGFEVVRVDENLFATPAQLAAARPHLNGRFAAMTDAQLLVLSSRIFVRRTDRPVPAGVLSRRSAIGSFVKRFVK from the coding sequence ATGTCACAAACCGCCCCGCGCCTCTCTGGTCAACCTGTGCAGGTCGAAGCGCCGCTCAACGAAGCGGTGCTCGCCGAGGTGCGCTTCGCGCTGGACAACGGCTACGAGTACGCCAAGACCGTGGCGAACCACCTCGCGCGGCGGATGCATCCGCACCCTGACCTGACGAACCTGGCGATCGCGGAGCTGGGCACGCCGAATCGCTTTGGCCCGATGCTGGTGTGCCGCGCCTTTGGCGCCAGTGTCGCCGCGATCAACACGCACTTCGTGCCTTGGAACGATGAGGCGCCGGCGTTTCTGCAGGCGCTGGCGCAAACGGGCCGCGAAGAGTATCCCGAAGCTGACTGGTCCTGGATCGACGAAGTCATCGAAGCCGGTGCCTACGACGGCGCCGGCCTGAATCTGCACCAGGTTGCGAGCCTCTCCGGCCCGCTGGCGGTCGATGACGCTTCGTTCGACTGCATCGTCAGCAACGCGATTCTCAGCCAGGTCGATCTGCCGGCTCTGATGCGCGAGCTGGGCCGCATCACGCGGCCGAGCGGCTTTGGCATACACCAGGTCGATTTCCGAGACACCGCTGATTACAGCCGGCCGCTCGAGTTCCTCACCCTCAGCGAACAGGAGATCGATGCGCAGCGGCAGGCGGGGCGCTGGTCGCGCGGCAACCGGCTGCGGCCGGTCGAAATGCAGCAGGTCTTCCGCAGCATCGGCTTTCGCGTGGAGCATTTCGGACCCAACATGTTCGCCGACGAGGCGTATCTCAAGTCTCTGCGGCCGCGGCTTGCGCCGCGCTACGCACAACTGACCGACGAAGACCTCCGGCCCATCAGCGGCCGCTTCTACCTCCGCGCCATCACCGACGCCCAGGTGCGCGAAGACGTGGACTATGCGATTCGAATCGCGCTCGAGTACGTCGAACTCATCAGCCGCGAACTTGGGCGCGACGCAGCGGCCATGCCGCTGGCGGATCTGACACTCCTTGAATTCGGTCCGGGGCGGCACTTCGGCACGCCACTGCTGCTGCACTGCTACGGTGCGAGAGTTGCCGTGCTCGACAAGTACCTCGCGGACTGGGATGAGGTCTACCATCCGCGCTTCTATCGGTTCCTCCGCGAAGCGCTCGACGAACGGCTGCCGCAGCGCGACTGGTCCGCGGTCGATCGCATCATCGCCGCGGCGGATCACCTCCCCGACATCATCGAACAGGACCGCACCGACCTCGCGCACCCGCCCAGCGGCTTCCCTGACGCGTCCTTTGACGTGATCGTGTCCAACGCGGTACTCGAACACGTCGGCGACGTGCCGCAGACGGCGGCGGAGATGGCCCGGCTCACGAGGCCCGGCGGCATCAACATCCACCAGGTCGATTTCCGCGATCATCGCGATTTCACCCGGCCGCTCGAATTCCTGACCATGCCCGACGCGGCTTACCAGAAGCTCTTCGACGAGACGATGAACGGCAACGGCAATCGCGTGCGGCCGCACGCCATGGGCGATGACTTCAGAGCCGTCGGTTTTGATGTGCTTCGCTTCGACGCCAACATCTGGGCCGAGCCCGGGCACATCGCGGCCGTGCGGCCGCGCCTCCAGTCGCAGTTTGCTGCGCTCAGCGACGAGACGCTCGCGGTGGTGAGCGGCCGGTTCTTTCTCCGAAGGCAGGGCGCGCCCATGAATCGCAGCGCGCAGAAGAAGTACGCCGAAACGGATCTCCAAGAAGACCGCTGGGCCGTCCCCGGCGCCATCGACGAGCATGTGCGCTACGCCATCGTCAACGGCGTCTTCTACGCCTCGGCGATCGCGCGGCAGTTCGGGCGCGGCGTACTCGCGGGCGCACCGGCCGAGGCGCCAAAGCCCTACGGCGTGCTCTCCGATCTGGGCGGACTGAGTATCCTCGAACTCGGGCCGGGGCCGAACTTCGGCTGCATGCTCATCTGCAAAGCGTGCGGCGCGGAGGTCGCGGTGTTCGACAAGTACCTCGCCCAGTGGGATGAGAAATACCACCCGAAGCTCTACCGCGCGCTGCTCGAGGCCTGCGAGGCGAGCTTCCCCTATGCCGACTGGTCAGCGCTGCGGCGCATCATCGAACTCGGCCGGCATGACGAGGCAATCATCCGCAGCGCCTCGGGCGACCTCGCCGAGCCACCCAGCGCCTACGGCGACGGCGCCTTCGACGCGATCGTCTCCAACGCCGTGCTCGAACACATCGGCGATACAAACAAGATGGCCGGTGAACTGTCGCGACTGACGCGCGATGGCGGCGTGGGCATTCACCAGGTCGACTTTCGCGACCACGAAAAGCAGAACGAGCCGCTGACCTTCCTCACCGTGCCTGAGGACGAGTTCGCACAGCGATTCATCAAGTCCCGCAACAGCCAGGGCAACCGCGTGCGGGCTCACGAACTGGCCGACGACTTCCGCCAGGCGGGCTTCGCGGTGGAAGCAGTCGAGGCGAACCTGTTCGCCGCCTCCGAACACATCGCCGCGATGCGGCCGCAGCTCATCGAACGCTTCGCTGCGATGACCGATGAGCAGTTGATGGTGGTCAGCGCACGCCTGTTCGTGCGCAAGCCCGAGGCGGAGGTGGAAGAGCCGGACTCCATCGGCCGCGTTTTCGCCCAGCCCCGCGCCGATGACGTCGCCCACGCGCGCGATGACGAAGCCGAATTCACCGAGTGCATCAACGACCAGATCGGCTATTGCCTGCGAAATGCGATCGACTACGCCTACTGCATCGGCGAGCACTTCGGCCGGTTGACCGGCGGCATCCCCGATTTCACGAAGGTGCGGGTGCTCGAGAACATTCCCGATCTCTCCGGCCTGAGCGTGCTCGAACTCGGCCCGGGACGCAACTTTGGCAGCATGCTTATCTGCCAGGCGCTGGGCGCGCGCGTCGCCGTGCTCGACAAGTACCTCGCGCAGTGGGAGCCGGAGTATCACCCCGCGTTTTACGCGAAACTGATGCAGGTCGGCCGGCAGCGGCTGCCGCGGGCGCGCTGGGACGGGATCGAAGAGATTCTCGCGGCGGCACGTCACCCGCGGCGCATCATCTCGCAGCACGGCTGCGATCTGGCCACCCCGCCCAGCGACCTGCCCGACGCCTCGTTCGATGTCATCGTCTCCAATGCCACGCTCGAGCACGTCGGCGACACCTATCTCACCGCCTGCGAACTGTCGCGGCTGACCCGGCCGGGCGGGCTCGGCGTCCACCAGGTGGATTACCGCGATCACCGCGACTTCGACCACCCCTTCGAGTTCCTCAAGTGCAGCGAGGACGAGTACCAGCGCCTGTTCCTCCAGTCGCGCAACGAGAACGGCAATCGCGTGCGCTCTCACGAACTGGTCGAGGACTTCGTCAAGGCGGGCTTCGAAGTCGTGCGCGTCGACGAGAATCTCTTCGCCACACCCGCGCAACTGGCCGCGGCCCGGCCGCACCTGAACGGTCGCTTTGCCGCGATGACCGATGCCCAGCTGCTCGTGCTCAGCAGCCGCATCTTTGTTCGACGGACCGACCGGCCAGTTCCGGCCGGGGTGTTGTCGAGGCGAAGTGCGATCGGCTCGTTTGTGAAGCGGTTCGTAAAATGA
- a CDS encoding ABC transporter ATP-binding protein — protein sequence MTELLTTTTSRPIEVAPPTTEGRPAEAVEAVRAAARAVASKSEPAIRVSNLSKLYKIYRKPSLILKEMLLRKPMYQPRWALRDVSFEVGRGELVGVVGANGAGKSTLLRILAGTLDHTEGSFHIAGQLRAILQLGTGFHDEYTGRENIYMGGYCLGYSKAEIRESEEWIIDFSGLRRVIDHPFRTYSSGMKSRLTFAVTFCRKPDILIVDEALATGDLAFQQKCTNRIIDLCSGGATALVVSHSMFFIETLCSRSLYLREGELVADGPSREITQMYEKQLLSEFALEQERSKRREPASSAASRLEEPAFPLDRPAPDRVVPAVGAELDSEKDDPTYPPLPADIQRLLDDPEDVCPAIAHLELVRLVRLRLLDGDGREKDRFRTGEPMAVEITVDSRVRKDGIAIGVQIFNEADIHIITSTNLTQLNERGNPSPQPLNIRRGVQTFRVEFPRLFLCDGKYHIGVGIAPKAKHFTPADQLLRLWRVKSFGFYREDLPFKQIYDPPSRWQRLCNDRRG from the coding sequence ATGACTGAACTGCTGACCACCACAACCTCGCGGCCCATTGAAGTGGCGCCTCCGACGACTGAAGGCCGGCCAGCCGAAGCCGTCGAGGCGGTGCGCGCCGCCGCCCGAGCCGTGGCGTCAAAGAGCGAGCCGGCGATCCGCGTCTCGAACCTTTCCAAGCTCTACAAGATCTACCGCAAGCCCTCCCTGATCCTCAAGGAGATGCTGCTGCGCAAGCCCATGTATCAGCCGCGCTGGGCGCTGCGGGACGTGTCGTTCGAAGTCGGCCGGGGCGAACTCGTCGGCGTGGTCGGCGCCAATGGCGCCGGCAAGAGCACGCTGCTGCGCATCCTCGCCGGGACGCTCGATCACACGGAAGGCTCGTTTCACATCGCCGGGCAGTTGCGGGCCATTCTGCAACTGGGCACCGGCTTTCATGATGAGTACACGGGCCGCGAGAACATCTACATGGGCGGCTACTGCCTCGGCTACAGCAAGGCGGAAATCCGCGAAAGCGAAGAATGGATCATCGACTTCTCGGGACTGCGCCGCGTCATCGACCATCCGTTCCGCACGTATTCGAGCGGCATGAAGTCGCGCCTCACGTTCGCCGTCACCTTCTGCCGCAAGCCGGACATTCTCATCGTCGACGAAGCGCTGGCGACGGGCGATCTCGCGTTTCAGCAGAAGTGCACGAACCGGATCATCGACCTGTGCAGCGGCGGCGCCACGGCGCTGGTCGTTTCGCACAGCATGTTCTTCATCGAGACACTCTGCTCGCGCTCGCTGTACCTGCGCGAGGGCGAACTCGTGGCGGATGGGCCGAGCCGCGAGATCACCCAGATGTACGAGAAGCAGCTGCTCAGTGAATTCGCGCTCGAACAGGAGAGATCAAAGCGTCGCGAGCCAGCCTCGAGCGCTGCAAGCCGCCTCGAAGAACCCGCCTTCCCGCTCGACCGCCCGGCGCCGGATCGGGTTGTGCCCGCCGTCGGAGCGGAACTCGATTCTGAGAAGGACGACCCGACCTATCCACCGCTGCCCGCTGACATCCAGCGACTGCTCGATGACCCGGAAGACGTCTGCCCCGCAATTGCGCACCTCGAACTGGTGCGGCTGGTGCGTCTGCGCCTGCTCGACGGCGACGGCCGGGAAAAGGACCGCTTCCGCACGGGCGAGCCGATGGCGGTGGAAATCACCGTGGACAGCCGCGTCCGCAAGGACGGCATTGCGATCGGCGTTCAGATCTTCAACGAAGCGGACATCCACATCATCACCTCGACGAACCTGACGCAACTGAATGAACGGGGTAACCCGAGTCCGCAGCCGCTCAACATCCGCCGTGGCGTGCAGACCTTCCGCGTCGAGTTCCCGCGGCTGTTTCTGTGCGACGGCAAATACCACATCGGCGTGGGGATCGCGCCCAAGGCCAAGCACTTCACGCCGGCTGATCAGTTGCTTCGGCTGTGGCGCGTGAAATCATTCGGCTTCTACCGTGAAGACCTTCCGTTCAAGCAGATCTATGACCCGCCGTCGCGATGGCAGCGCCTGTGCAATGATCGCCGCGGCTGA
- a CDS encoding class I SAM-dependent methyltransferase — protein sequence MGLPLPVVRLLVEHCRARPAGGAVLTLGVQDIDATPAEVDSLLAGAPLADAPAPLRPGEAIKPDRFFKSLGFGEYQSLDLLGSEGASIIHDLSQPVPHRWRNHFELVIDGGTLEHVFDIAAALRHIVSLLKVGGAAFHVSPLSGWENHGFYSINPKLLARFYRANGFEVGSAHVVRLTKTGSLRAARIDNLNDLDAPLQADSLREYALLVLAARKATEPAAIIAPIDTHQKATPEAAGRLRDDLLYWQQEQEFTRVCEQGEALCGPGPRDRYYVIKEYLTSLGRLDADTAECGIYRGLGSWIIRHYAQQLPRCAGYRHHLFDSFEGLSTPSSADAPAAGVRPWRAGDMAWSLEDVKQTLGRWDDLTFHRGWIPECFDAARDAKFSFVHIDVDLYEPTRAALAYFHPRLVTGGIIVIDDDGFLTCPGARRAVDEFSAATGQRLVRLPTGQAVLIKAGT from the coding sequence ATGGGCCTGCCACTGCCGGTCGTGCGCCTTCTCGTGGAACACTGCCGCGCCCGGCCGGCGGGCGGCGCCGTGCTCACGCTGGGCGTCCAGGACATCGACGCCACCCCGGCCGAAGTCGATTCGCTCCTCGCGGGCGCGCCCCTTGCCGATGCGCCGGCGCCGCTTCGACCCGGCGAAGCGATCAAGCCTGATCGCTTCTTCAAGTCCCTTGGCTTCGGCGAATACCAGTCGCTCGACCTGCTGGGCTCGGAAGGAGCTTCGATCATCCACGACCTGTCGCAGCCGGTGCCGCACCGCTGGCGCAACCACTTCGAACTGGTCATCGACGGCGGCACGCTCGAGCACGTCTTCGACATCGCGGCCGCGCTGCGGCACATCGTCAGCCTGCTCAAGGTCGGCGGGGCGGCTTTCCACGTTTCGCCGCTCTCGGGCTGGGAGAACCACGGGTTCTATTCGATCAATCCGAAACTGCTCGCGCGGTTCTATCGCGCCAACGGATTCGAAGTCGGAAGTGCGCACGTGGTGCGGCTGACCAAAACCGGTTCGCTCCGCGCGGCGCGCATCGACAATCTCAACGACCTCGATGCGCCGCTTCAGGCCGACTCGCTGCGCGAATACGCGCTGCTCGTGCTCGCCGCGCGAAAGGCCACCGAGCCGGCGGCTATCATCGCGCCGATCGACACCCACCAGAAGGCCACGCCGGAGGCCGCCGGCCGGCTGCGCGACGATCTGCTCTACTGGCAGCAGGAGCAGGAATTCACGCGCGTCTGTGAGCAGGGCGAGGCGCTGTGCGGACCGGGGCCGCGCGACCGGTACTACGTGATCAAGGAGTACCTGACCTCACTGGGCCGGCTCGATGCAGACACCGCCGAGTGCGGCATCTATCGCGGGCTGGGCTCGTGGATCATTCGTCATTACGCCCAGCAGTTGCCGCGCTGCGCCGGCTATCGCCATCATCTCTTCGATTCGTTTGAAGGGCTCTCCACGCCCTCATCCGCCGACGCGCCGGCCGCCGGCGTGCGGCCGTGGCGCGCGGGTGATATGGCGTGGAGTCTCGAGGACGTGAAGCAGACGCTGGGGCGCTGGGATGATCTGACGTTCCATCGAGGCTGGATTCCGGAGTGCTTCGACGCCGCGCGCGACGCGAAGTTTTCGTTCGTGCACATCGACGTCGATCTCTACGAGCCGACGCGCGCGGCGCTGGCGTATTTTCATCCCCGCCTCGTCACCGGCGGCATCATCGTGATCGATGACGACGGCTTCCTGACATGCCCGGGCGCGCGGCGGGCGGTGGATGAGTTCAGCGCTGCGACGGGCCAGCGCCTGGTGCGCTTGCCGACGGGCCAGGCGGTGCTCATCAAGGCTGGGACGTAG